The Paenibacillus tianjinensis genome has a window encoding:
- a CDS encoding holin, producing the protein MDNEALNNVLAFASVLAVFVMALVQLVKNSVNIPRNLVPAVGLAIGLFVGAVAYPFTDMTLVLRLWAGGLAGLSATGLFELAFNKRDGSTKDK; encoded by the coding sequence ATGGACAATGAGGCGCTTAATAATGTGCTTGCTTTCGCCTCGGTATTAGCGGTGTTTGTTATGGCGCTTGTGCAGCTGGTAAAGAACAGTGTGAACATTCCTCGTAATCTTGTTCCTGCCGTAGGGCTGGCAATCGGTTTATTTGTCGGCGCGGTCGCCTACCCTTTTACGGATATGACACTTGTTCTCCGCCTGTGGGCAGGCGGACTGGCCGGTTTGTCGGCCACTGGACTGTTTGAACTGGCCTTTAACAAAAGAGACGGATCGACCAAAGACAAATAA
- a CDS encoding GNAT family N-acetyltransferase, with protein MYIRKLAAGELPPMDLLLSADPSHLKVEAYLKRGECYAAFDEEGAAGVYVLLPTRPDTAELVNVAVAEVHQGKGLGKQLVLHAIQLAATQGYKTIEVGTGNSSISQLALYQKCGFRIVGVELDYFTKHYPEVIYENGMICRDMLRLTRDL; from the coding sequence ATGTATATTAGGAAACTGGCTGCCGGTGAACTGCCGCCGATGGACCTGTTGCTGTCAGCAGATCCATCACACTTAAAAGTAGAGGCCTATTTGAAAAGAGGTGAATGTTATGCAGCATTTGATGAAGAGGGAGCCGCCGGTGTTTACGTTTTGCTACCTACACGCCCTGATACTGCCGAATTGGTAAATGTTGCTGTCGCTGAGGTTCATCAGGGAAAAGGGCTCGGCAAACAACTTGTATTACATGCGATTCAATTAGCCGCTACACAAGGGTATAAAACGATTGAAGTTGGAACAGGAAATTCAAGCATCAGTCAACTGGCACTATATCAGAAATGCGGCTTCAGGATTGTGGGTGTGGAGCTGGATTATTTCACGAAGCATTACCCGGAAGTTATTTATGAGAATGGAATGATCTGCAGAGATATGCTGCGTTTGACCCGGGATCTTTAA
- a CDS encoding pentapeptide repeat-containing protein, which yields MYQYDNETFLDHNFDYAALQDGELNGCTFERCSFKGASMEEMTSTGCRFADCDFSGAQLNASIHKGAAFTNCKFTGANLFVSKFEDCKMVGSDFSNAAMDGITLAGGDWSYTNLRHVNLARQDLRGIRFLEADMLGCNLQKCNLRGADLSRVRLTQCKLAGADLRDAKLDGIDLKSLDLKGVRIDVEQAVLLARSLGAKVD from the coding sequence ATGTATCAATACGACAATGAAACCTTTCTAGATCATAATTTTGATTATGCAGCTTTGCAGGACGGTGAACTGAACGGCTGTACCTTTGAACGCTGCTCCTTTAAAGGGGCTTCAATGGAAGAAATGACCTCAACCGGCTGCCGGTTCGCAGATTGTGACTTTAGCGGGGCACAGCTGAATGCATCTATACATAAAGGAGCAGCATTTACCAACTGCAAGTTTACAGGGGCGAATCTGTTCGTGTCTAAATTCGAGGATTGCAAGATGGTGGGCTCTGATTTCTCGAACGCCGCGATGGACGGAATTACACTGGCTGGGGGAGACTGGTCATATACCAATCTCAGACATGTCAATCTGGCCCGGCAGGATCTGCGGGGGATCCGGTTCCTGGAAGCCGATATGCTGGGCTGCAATTTGCAGAAGTGTAATCTGCGGGGTGCTGATTTAAGCCGTGTACGGCTGACCCAGTGTAAGCTTGCGGGTGCGGATCTGCGCGATGCCAAGCTGGATGGAATCGATCTGAAAAGTCTGGATTTAAAAGGTGTGCGGATAGATGTGGAGCAGGCTGTGCTGCTGGCCCGTTCTTTAGGTGCAAAGGTAGACTAA
- a CDS encoding ABC transporter ATP-binding protein yields the protein MDRILKVEQVSKKYGSKQALHNVTFELGAGKIIGLLGSNGSGKSTLMKLIAGLAQPGSGSISVLGTPAGAESKSLVSFMPDQPLTEDWMKVGDALRFMEDFYPDFDPAKARRMLEFMKLNEKDKVRALSKGMNERLQLTLALSRKARLYLLDEPIGGVDPVARTKILNALMEFYEEDSTILLSTHLVSDIERIFDEVIFIKEGELVLHSDVEELRLQRGKSIDELFREVYAEC from the coding sequence GTGGACAGGATACTCAAGGTAGAGCAGGTTTCGAAAAAATACGGCTCCAAACAGGCGCTGCACAATGTCACTTTTGAACTCGGCGCCGGTAAAATTATTGGACTGCTTGGCAGCAACGGCAGCGGAAAAAGTACTCTGATGAAGCTGATTGCCGGACTCGCACAGCCGGGCTCCGGCAGTATTTCCGTGCTGGGAACTCCGGCAGGCGCCGAGAGCAAATCACTGGTCTCCTTCATGCCGGATCAGCCGCTGACGGAGGACTGGATGAAGGTGGGGGATGCGCTCAGGTTCATGGAGGATTTTTATCCTGATTTTGATCCGGCCAAAGCCCGCCGCATGCTTGAGTTTATGAAGCTGAACGAGAAGGATAAAGTACGGGCACTATCCAAAGGGATGAATGAACGCCTTCAGCTTACCCTGGCGCTCTCGCGTAAGGCCAGACTGTATTTGCTGGATGAGCCGATTGGCGGAGTGGACCCGGTTGCCCGGACGAAAATACTGAATGCTTTGATGGAATTTTATGAAGAGGACAGCACGATTCTGCTCTCCACCCATCTCGTGTCGGATATTGAACGGATCTTTGATGAGGTGATTTTTATTAAAGAAGGGGAACTCGTCTTGCATAGTGATGTAGAGGAACTGCGGCTGCAGCGGGGAAAAAGTATCGATGAGCTGTTCAGAGAGGTGTATGCGGAATGCTGA
- a CDS encoding cryptochrome/photolyase family protein — translation MILFIHRKDLRTTDLPAFDAIRAAGSRSLHVLILEPFLLRKQRYLEHSGTNFLAHVSSLQQAYAFQGKQLHILYGEPDTIVRRLSEAYPVQELMIHADYTPYAIHRDQSLRNTSEELGIPLTLYHDSMLCDLDDFMEWSGRREPFKVFTPFYRRWRSYLTERFRPPYSSALADLETSALDERIAQDFMVPEEVKLQLDQPDLAGQKIDAGRSLEHFLNLNLQDYQISRDRYALESTSRISRHLNTGAISARTVYSRLTQEEGGFEEWLRQLAWRDFYLYQARMDADFFSYEKVYDLGRLGTKYFEAWSMARTGIPVIDAAMTQLNETGWMPNRLRMITAMFLTKNLGCPFIYGERYFRLKLSDYDNVLNRGGWLWSSSLGFDASPYFRIMNPVTQSQTHDPSGSYIRTWLPELADLPDKLIHLPRPDAIVHLKSSRALAIEIYKEILNSKGASVKPANGNEL, via the coding sequence ATGATTCTTTTCATTCACCGCAAGGATCTGCGGACTACCGATCTTCCGGCCTTTGATGCCATCCGTGCTGCCGGTTCCCGCAGCCTGCATGTGCTTATCCTGGAGCCCTTCCTGCTGCGCAAACAGCGCTATCTGGAGCATAGCGGGACTAACTTCCTAGCTCACGTATCCAGCCTGCAGCAGGCCTATGCCTTTCAGGGGAAGCAGCTACACATTCTTTACGGTGAGCCTGATACCATTGTCAGGAGACTGAGTGAAGCCTATCCGGTTCAGGAATTAATGATTCATGCCGATTACACCCCCTATGCAATACATAGAGATCAAAGCCTGCGTAACACGTCGGAAGAATTGGGCATTCCTCTCACTCTCTATCATGACAGTATGCTCTGCGATCTGGACGATTTCATGGAGTGGAGCGGACGCCGTGAGCCCTTCAAGGTATTCACCCCGTTCTACCGCCGCTGGCGCAGCTACCTCACCGAGCGGTTTCGGCCGCCTTATTCATCAGCCTTGGCTGATCTGGAAACATCAGCACTGGACGAACGGATTGCCCAGGATTTTATGGTTCCGGAAGAGGTTAAACTGCAATTAGATCAGCCAGACCTTGCAGGACAGAAGATAGATGCAGGCCGTTCGCTTGAGCATTTTCTAAATCTGAATTTGCAGGATTATCAAATAAGCCGTGACCGCTATGCTCTGGAGAGCACCAGCCGGATCAGCCGCCATCTCAATACAGGGGCAATTTCAGCACGTACGGTTTACAGCCGCTTGACACAAGAAGAAGGAGGATTTGAAGAATGGCTGAGGCAGCTGGCCTGGCGGGATTTCTACTTATATCAGGCCCGCATGGATGCTGATTTTTTCAGCTATGAGAAGGTTTATGATCTGGGTCGTCTGGGAACGAAGTACTTTGAGGCTTGGTCTATGGCAAGGACAGGTATTCCGGTAATCGATGCCGCTATGACCCAACTGAACGAAACCGGCTGGATGCCTAACCGTCTGCGGATGATTACCGCCATGTTCCTGACCAAAAATCTTGGCTGTCCGTTTATTTATGGGGAGCGTTACTTCAGGCTGAAGCTAAGTGATTATGACAATGTGCTGAACCGGGGCGGCTGGCTCTGGAGCTCTTCTCTCGGTTTCGATGCCTCGCCTTATTTCAGGATTATGAATCCGGTAACCCAATCCCAAACTCATGATCCAAGCGGAAGCTACATCCGGACATGGCTGCCGGAGCTGGCAGATTTGCCGGATAAACTCATCCATCTGCCCAGACCGGATGCCATCGTCCATCTTAAGAGTTCAAGAGCACTAGCCATTGAGATCTATAAAGAGATCCTGAACAGCAAAGGAGCTTCGGTGAAACCGGCCAATGGGAATGAGTTATAG
- a CDS encoding GntR family transcriptional regulator, whose translation MTIEFDNNQPIYLQIMNYLKGEIITGKLKPGDKIPSVRELAAELQINPNTVQRTFQELEREEIVETRRGMGRYVTGKEDTIMNIKREMAQDILDRFIRGMQELGFESEEIVKAVEENIAAKDRK comes from the coding sequence ATGACGATTGAATTTGACAACAACCAGCCGATTTATTTACAGATCATGAACTACCTCAAGGGTGAGATCATCACAGGCAAGCTGAAGCCCGGTGACAAAATCCCTTCGGTGCGCGAACTGGCGGCAGAACTGCAGATTAATCCAAACACGGTGCAAAGAACCTTTCAGGAACTGGAGCGTGAAGAGATTGTGGAGACGCGGCGCGGCATGGGCAGATATGTAACCGGGAAGGAAGATACGATTATGAACATCAAAAGAGAAATGGCCCAAGATATTCTCGACCGCTTCATCCGCGGAATGCAGGAGCTTGGCTTTGAGAGTGAAGAAATTGTAAAGGCTGTGGAGGAGAATATTGCAGCGAAAGACAGAAAGTAG
- a CDS encoding phosphotransferase has protein sequence METIVSKAWPEWAGTLRRRSGGWNNTTYFVENQTKRAVLRVYDTHKDKAKIEYEHAVLQQLGSQSLPFQVPVPVAATNGETMIQIGESGKFACLFRYIDGDTPNEEASGYAESFGVAAGVLSAVLADINPRLTPVYRPYYELRTSYPLCNTEVIRELCLHPPEPFRELGVELEMLYKAYENITDSLHELSGLPHQLVHGDLNASNLLVQSTNPSEVAALLDFEFCTYDLRVIEPAVILSGLLGHAEDKSMIRRFCRGFRRIVRLSPAEISAIPVLMLLRKIDVFLHFVTRFLEGTDESGVLHEQIRLLSADLIQLSDGTAEIMAILREEQE, from the coding sequence GTGGAAACTATAGTAAGTAAGGCCTGGCCGGAATGGGCCGGGACACTGCGGAGACGGAGCGGGGGCTGGAATAACACCACCTATTTTGTGGAAAATCAGACAAAACGCGCAGTCCTCCGTGTATATGATACGCATAAGGACAAAGCGAAGATTGAATATGAGCACGCCGTGCTCCAGCAGCTGGGGAGCCAAAGCCTGCCTTTTCAAGTACCTGTACCCGTAGCTGCAACAAATGGTGAAACTATGATTCAGATTGGAGAGAGTGGGAAATTCGCCTGCTTGTTCCGGTATATCGACGGAGATACACCTAACGAGGAAGCCTCAGGATATGCCGAATCCTTCGGGGTGGCTGCAGGCGTTCTTTCGGCTGTGCTGGCTGATATCAATCCCCGACTTACTCCGGTGTACCGGCCTTATTATGAGCTGCGGACATCCTATCCGCTGTGCAATACAGAGGTCATCCGCGAGCTGTGTCTTCATCCGCCGGAACCATTTAGGGAATTAGGTGTGGAACTGGAAATGCTATACAAGGCTTATGAGAACATTACAGATTCGCTACATGAGCTCTCGGGACTGCCGCATCAATTGGTACATGGTGACTTGAATGCTTCTAATCTTCTGGTCCAGTCAACCAATCCTAGTGAGGTAGCTGCTCTGCTTGATTTTGAATTCTGCACCTATGATCTGCGGGTGATAGAGCCTGCTGTTATACTGTCCGGACTGCTGGGACATGCGGAGGACAAGTCGATGATCCGCAGGTTTTGCCGAGGATTCAGACGTATTGTCCGGCTCTCACCGGCCGAGATCAGCGCGATTCCAGTACTGATGCTGCTGCGGAAGATTGATGTTTTCCTTCATTTTGTCACCCGTTTCCTTGAAGGTACCGATGAATCCGGTGTGCTTCATGAACAGATCAGGCTACTGTCAGCAGATTTAATTCAGCTGTCAGACGGAACAGCGGAAATCATGGCCATTCTGCGCGAAGAGCAGGAATGA
- a CDS encoding sporulation protein YjcZ: protein MGADCGYGGNVGGANVGPVGPWTSTGAILVLYILLVIILSACFI, encoded by the coding sequence ATGGGTGCAGATTGCGGATACGGCGGTAATGTAGGCGGTGCTAATGTAGGTCCGGTTGGTCCTTGGACATCTACTGGTGCGATCCTGGTTCTTTATATCTTGCTTGTCATTATCTTGAGTGCCTGCTTTATCTAA
- a CDS encoding sensor domain-containing diguanylate cyclase codes for MSFNLRTLFSSAFAVIIILLTALLIFVIGSQSTKSVEKSIGGSLAEEAYQMAEKLDHFMWSRSGEVEVLSKLNAFQQPYDNAEISGLLNQLKSSLPVFTWVGFLDPAGNVLASTDNILLAQNISQRPVFQEGIKGLFIGDVHDAVLLSKLLPNPGGEDLQFVDVSVPIYSKQGQVTGVLAAHLSWEWSREVEKSILAPLKDRMTGVEVLVISQKDDTVLLGPDRLVGQKMTDEALRKARNGENSWTVEKEKGKDSYLTGYAYGDGYLNYPGLGWSVIIRQPAEIAFASVHQLERFIILSGMAAAVIFGILGWFLAGWIARPLNAITYTADLLSSGTDAEIPSSSLIKDVAVLSASLRNLVGNLTKTESKLNYMSDMALHDSLTGLPNRAALEEFLAHAVNKAQQTRSTLSFLYLDLDGFKKVNDTYGHAAGDALLQQVAVRLLDCTREHEIVARIGGDEFVIILHTSAARPMYEAEIVAARIISKINLPVMIGGHSLHVGCSVGAAVWTPDGADTSETMRLADEALYISKRSGKNRITFEAAS; via the coding sequence ATGTCGTTTAACCTGCGGACTCTATTTTCCAGCGCCTTTGCCGTAATTATCATTCTGCTCACTGCACTGCTGATTTTTGTGATCGGCAGCCAGTCGACGAAATCAGTGGAGAAAAGTATTGGAGGTTCACTGGCGGAAGAAGCTTATCAAATGGCTGAGAAGCTGGACCACTTCATGTGGTCCCGTTCAGGGGAAGTGGAAGTGTTGAGTAAGCTGAATGCTTTTCAGCAGCCATATGACAATGCGGAAATCAGCGGTTTGCTGAATCAGCTGAAGAGCAGTCTGCCCGTATTCACATGGGTGGGTTTTCTCGATCCTGCCGGAAATGTACTTGCGTCAACGGATAATATTCTATTAGCTCAAAATATAAGTCAGAGACCCGTGTTTCAGGAAGGGATTAAAGGATTGTTTATTGGAGATGTGCATGATGCCGTTCTGTTGTCCAAGCTGTTGCCGAATCCGGGCGGTGAAGATTTGCAGTTCGTGGATGTCAGTGTCCCAATTTACAGTAAACAGGGGCAAGTCACTGGTGTGCTGGCGGCGCATCTCAGCTGGGAATGGTCACGTGAGGTGGAGAAGTCCATCCTCGCCCCGCTGAAAGATCGTATGACCGGTGTCGAGGTGCTGGTGATCAGCCAAAAAGATGACACAGTCCTGCTGGGACCGGACAGACTGGTCGGCCAAAAAATGACGGATGAAGCGCTCCGGAAAGCGCGGAATGGTGAAAACTCATGGACAGTGGAAAAGGAGAAGGGCAAAGATTCTTATCTGACCGGTTATGCTTACGGAGACGGGTATCTGAATTACCCGGGTTTGGGCTGGTCCGTAATTATCCGTCAGCCGGCAGAGATCGCCTTCGCTTCTGTCCATCAGCTTGAACGGTTCATCATCCTAAGCGGAATGGCGGCTGCTGTGATCTTCGGCATTCTTGGCTGGTTCCTTGCAGGCTGGATTGCACGCCCGCTAAATGCTATTACGTATACAGCTGATTTGCTCAGCTCCGGTACTGATGCAGAGATTCCATCCTCTTCGCTTATCAAAGATGTAGCTGTACTGTCAGCCTCCCTAAGGAATCTTGTAGGCAATCTGACTAAAACTGAAAGCAAGCTCAATTATATGTCTGATATGGCGCTGCATGATTCCCTCACCGGCTTGCCGAACCGGGCAGCGCTTGAAGAATTTTTGGCTCATGCTGTTAACAAGGCGCAGCAAACCCGGTCAACGCTAAGCTTTCTTTATTTAGATCTGGACGGATTCAAGAAAGTGAATGATACGTACGGGCATGCAGCCGGAGATGCCCTGCTGCAGCAAGTTGCCGTGCGGCTGCTGGACTGCACCCGCGAGCATGAGATTGTCGCCCGCATAGGGGGAGATGAGTTTGTCATCATCCTTCATACTTCAGCGGCAAGACCAATGTACGAAGCCGAAATCGTTGCAGCGCGGATTATCAGCAAAATTAATCTTCCGGTTATGATCGGAGGCCACAGTCTTCATGTCGGCTGCAGTGTCGGTGCAGCGGTGTGGACGCCAGATGGGGCGGATACCAGTGAAACGATGCGGCTTGCCGACGAGGCGCTGTATATTTCTAAACGCAGCGGCAAGAACCGCATTACATTTGAGGCTGCCAGCTAA
- a CDS encoding ABC transporter ATP-binding protein: MERTTVSQEHAGAHSDPVVLQMKGVSKIIKGKAIVNQLSFEIRKGEIVGLLGPNGAGKTTTIRMMTGLIKMTEGDVLIHGHSIRNEFNKAIAHIGAIIENPEFYGHLTGLDNLKQYLRMCDGVAESRIREVVELVGLQGAMDKKVKAYSLGMRQRLGIAQALLHSPKLLILDEPTNGLDPAGIREMREYMRNIAEVEGISILISSHMLAEIEQICNRAVVIQNGSLVTVTQLGAEAKTEGEVSLAVRVDKVEAAQAVIQAMDGVEWTRTDEIQKELHIRLIDHKVPELVAALSAAKVGVYRINENKQSLEEDFLKWTGGNRIA, from the coding sequence ATGGAGCGGACAACAGTTAGCCAAGAACATGCCGGAGCCCACAGTGACCCGGTAGTGCTGCAGATGAAGGGCGTCAGCAAAATAATCAAAGGAAAGGCCATCGTGAATCAGCTGTCTTTTGAGATTCGCAAAGGGGAGATTGTGGGGCTGCTTGGTCCAAACGGGGCGGGTAAGACCACTACAATCCGCATGATGACTGGCCTGATTAAGATGACCGAAGGGGATGTGCTTATTCACGGCCACAGCATCCGCAATGAGTTCAACAAAGCGATTGCCCATATCGGTGCGATTATCGAGAATCCGGAATTTTATGGACATTTGACAGGTTTGGATAATCTGAAGCAATATCTGCGGATGTGTGACGGGGTTGCTGAATCCCGGATCCGAGAGGTAGTAGAGCTGGTGGGGCTGCAAGGAGCGATGGATAAGAAGGTAAAAGCGTATTCGCTCGGCATGCGCCAGCGGCTCGGTATCGCCCAGGCGCTGCTGCATTCCCCGAAGCTGCTCATTCTGGATGAGCCGACCAATGGCCTCGATCCCGCAGGGATCCGGGAAATGCGTGAATATATGCGGAACATCGCAGAGGTGGAGGGGATCTCCATCTTAATCTCCAGCCACATGCTGGCCGAGATCGAGCAGATCTGCAACCGGGCAGTAGTCATCCAGAACGGTTCGCTGGTCACGGTAACCCAGCTTGGTGCAGAGGCAAAGACGGAAGGAGAGGTATCCCTTGCCGTCCGGGTGGATAAGGTTGAGGCAGCGCAGGCCGTAATCCAGGCAATGGATGGGGTGGAATGGACCCGTACTGACGAAATACAGAAGGAACTCCATATCCGCCTGATTGACCATAAGGTGCCGGAGCTTGTTGCTGCACTCAGCGCAGCTAAGGTCGGCGTATACCGGATAAATGAGAATAAACAAAGTCTCGAAGAAGATTTCCTGAAATGGACAGGAGGGAACCGCATTGCGTAA
- a CDS encoding DUF2705 family protein, with the protein MRKFSNLVLNEWLKLFKKRSFFVPYLILVFFPLVLGYIIHSVSPESFASAKEFTKQMLLPTGMGQVMAILAIIGTAGIVAKEHSQGTVKFLLIRARSRTAILASKYVTVLLYAFSLTLVAAAAIFLSGMLWFNTGGGDTGVADILQSLLYGFVYTLVYVTLVFMLGVLTNSTGVTIGIAMFAVTMDKIVINREFYKYFLFPNLDLSAYSSGNKPPLSGMTLGFSITMLAVYIIVFLLAGFTVFRRRDVA; encoded by the coding sequence TTGCGTAAATTTAGTAACCTGGTCCTTAACGAGTGGCTGAAGCTGTTCAAGAAGCGCTCCTTTTTTGTACCCTATCTGATTCTTGTGTTCTTTCCGCTGGTGCTCGGGTATATTATTCATTCTGTATCACCGGAATCGTTCGCTTCCGCTAAGGAGTTTACGAAGCAAATGCTGCTGCCGACCGGAATGGGCCAGGTTATGGCTATTTTGGCCATCATCGGTACGGCAGGGATTGTAGCCAAGGAGCATAGTCAGGGTACAGTTAAATTCTTGCTCATCCGCGCCCGCAGCCGTACTGCAATCCTGGCATCTAAATATGTAACGGTGCTGCTGTATGCATTTAGCCTGACCCTGGTGGCAGCAGCAGCGATATTCCTCTCAGGAATGCTGTGGTTTAATACCGGTGGCGGAGACACAGGGGTAGCGGATATCCTGCAGTCTTTGCTGTACGGCTTTGTGTACACATTAGTCTATGTAACGCTTGTCTTTATGCTAGGTGTGCTAACCAACTCTACGGGAGTGACCATCGGGATCGCGATGTTTGCCGTAACTATGGATAAAATCGTGATTAACCGGGAGTTTTATAAGTATTTTTTGTTCCCTAACCTGGATTTGTCTGCGTACAGCAGCGGAAATAAACCCCCGTTGTCCGGAATGACCCTTGGATTCTCGATCACTATGCTTGCTGTGTATATTATTGTATTCCTCCTGGCCGGATTTACCGTCTTCAGACGAAGGGACGTTGCTTGA
- a CDS encoding glucosaminidase domain-containing protein — protein sequence MTNAEFISRIVPFAIADMQRSHIAASLTIAQAAQESGWGNSGLTVKANNLFGIKGSGPAGSIAIRTTEYLNGKPFLVTAAFRAYHDWGESVADHSAVLIGGVSWNRGLYSRVIGVDGQTAAREIAAAGYATDPNYAAKLIRIMDSYNLYQFDEVKEEEEMSAEDKQKLANLETEVKELRVLLAGLTVSRDTIKTGVQEQGQAIKNVTERLTAIEGRTVMNVPAWAEPAVNAAVAAGLLDTPAGGSYDFYRLLTVLNRAGLLVTGGK from the coding sequence ATGACAAATGCCGAATTCATATCCAGAATCGTACCCTTTGCAATAGCGGATATGCAGCGCAGCCACATTGCCGCCTCGCTTACGATCGCACAAGCCGCACAGGAATCCGGATGGGGTAACAGTGGTCTGACGGTGAAAGCCAATAACCTTTTTGGAATAAAAGGAAGCGGTCCGGCAGGAAGCATTGCCATCCGGACAACCGAATATTTAAACGGTAAACCTTTTCTCGTGACTGCAGCATTTCGCGCATACCATGACTGGGGAGAATCTGTGGCTGACCATTCTGCAGTTCTCATCGGGGGGGTCTCCTGGAACCGCGGCCTCTACAGCAGGGTAATCGGCGTTGACGGACAAACAGCCGCCCGCGAGATTGCTGCAGCCGGGTATGCAACAGATCCGAATTACGCTGCCAAGCTGATCCGAATTATGGATTCCTATAATTTATACCAATTTGATGAAGTGAAGGAGGAGGAAGAGATGTCGGCTGAAGATAAACAGAAGCTTGCGAATCTGGAGACGGAAGTAAAGGAACTGCGTGTTCTTCTTGCCGGTCTTACGGTCAGCAGGGATACAATTAAAACCGGTGTTCAGGAGCAAGGCCAAGCGATAAAGAATGTAACAGAACGCCTTACCGCTATTGAGGGCCGCACTGTGATGAATGTTCCGGCTTGGGCAGAGCCCGCGGTCAACGCGGCTGTGGCTGCCGGGCTGCTGGATACACCTGCCGGCGGAAGCTATGACTTTTACCGTTTGCTCACGGTACTAAATAGGGCGGGCTTGCTGGTGACGGGGGGGAAATGA
- a CDS encoding PilZ domain-containing protein produces the protein MDDSSRKEPFRYVMNQPIECWLEVPAGNSGPGAGKLTEGVLLDLSRSGCKVRTSLNLRFTSGDTKLIIHFRLTDVNLQFEGSVRWGWMFGIGQFQYGVRLVLNEEEEELLLRELELWTNTRKAQ, from the coding sequence ATGGACGACTCCAGCAGAAAAGAACCGTTCCGATATGTAATGAACCAGCCGATCGAATGCTGGCTAGAAGTTCCAGCGGGTAATTCCGGACCGGGAGCCGGGAAATTAACAGAAGGTGTGCTGCTTGATCTTAGCCGTTCCGGCTGTAAAGTACGCACTTCACTGAACCTCCGCTTTACTTCAGGGGATACGAAGCTGATTATACATTTCCGCTTAACAGACGTGAATCTGCAGTTTGAAGGCAGTGTACGCTGGGGCTGGATGTTCGGTATTGGTCAGTTCCAATACGGGGTTAGACTTGTCCTTAATGAAGAAGAAGAGGAACTGCTGCTGCGCGAGCTAGAGCTTTGGACAAATACACGCAAGGCTCAATAA
- a CDS encoding sulfurtransferase: MDATVSKRWLLARLYEPEQTIIDCRFTLGKPDAGRESYEQEHIPGAVYLDLEMDLSSPVGEHGGRHPLPDPQVLAARLSKLGIGNDSRIVAYDDESGMNAARLWWLLRYLGHEQVFILEGGFSQWKAEKFPVTNHQPVRVPSSFVPNVQPQMLADVEEVRQVSEKTANVGGDASSSPSTRIVLIDSRANDRYQGMNETLDKKAGHIPGAVNYFWKDTQHADGSYKSAEELEAHFAGLDKDREIIVYCGSGVTACPNVLALEKAGYKKVRLYAGSWSDWISYGYNPIATGDEEKPINL; the protein is encoded by the coding sequence ATGGACGCTACTGTCTCTAAACGCTGGCTGCTCGCCAGACTCTATGAGCCGGAACAAACTATAATAGACTGCCGGTTTACACTCGGTAAACCTGATGCTGGCCGGGAGAGCTACGAACAGGAGCATATCCCCGGTGCAGTATATCTCGATTTAGAGATGGATCTGTCCAGCCCTGTGGGTGAACACGGCGGGCGACATCCGCTTCCCGATCCGCAGGTGCTTGCGGCACGTCTCTCGAAGCTCGGAATCGGAAACGATTCACGCATCGTGGCTTACGATGATGAGAGCGGTATGAATGCTGCAAGGCTGTGGTGGCTGCTGCGCTACCTGGGGCATGAGCAGGTATTCATCTTGGAGGGTGGCTTCAGCCAGTGGAAAGCGGAGAAATTCCCAGTCACAAATCATCAGCCAGTGCGGGTGCCAAGTTCATTTGTGCCGAATGTGCAGCCGCAAATGCTGGCAGATGTTGAAGAGGTTCGGCAGGTATCGGAGAAGACGGCTAATGTTGGGGGTGACGCTTCCTCTTCCCCATCTACTAGGATCGTATTGATCGACTCACGTGCGAATGACCGCTACCAGGGCATGAATGAGACCTTGGATAAGAAAGCCGGACATATTCCCGGTGCGGTCAATTACTTCTGGAAAGATACACAACATGCAGACGGCAGCTATAAGAGTGCAGAGGAACTTGAAGCACACTTCGCAGGACTTGACAAAGACCGTGAGATCATCGTCTACTGCGGCTCCGGCGTGACTGCCTGCCCGAATGTACTGGCCTTGGAGAAGGCCGGGTATAAGAAGGTGCGGCTGTATGCGGGGAGCTGGAGTGACTGGATTAGTTACGGGTACAACCCCATAGCAACCGGAGACGAAGAAAAGCCGATAAACCTATAA